A single window of Aphidius gifuensis isolate YNYX2018 linkage group LG1, ASM1490517v1, whole genome shotgun sequence DNA harbors:
- the LOC122860551 gene encoding uncharacterized protein LOC122860551 — translation MDVINEVEKVWNLCRIQTSEKKNSVLKIIKLHSKWKLLQKNHNRKNSKSQKIREMKFKSNLDELFDIVSHSKAYCLTQDQQNFINNQKNKPRRSVVGEFSQENFMETEDNMIVSQTSQLSDKSIASDNARSEKSSSSYTPDNCQREDSDEEQSKKINVLNPELVTALDRTNTSSRDAAIILKAAAKAFGVSPKKTTLSKSVIHRKRIEIRKNIATEIKKKRKFPSSLVLHWDGKLLPSISTHKIVDRLCVVVTGYNTNQLLEVSELVSGTGKNQADAIIKSLNDWNISKQIKAMCFDTTSTNTGCEKGACILLENSLSEQNLLHLACRHHIYELILRSVFENCWSEKTIGPDVKIFKRFQQLWDTIDVSQYETGLQKKSMVQALNGKTEAICDFISDQLTFKHPRDDNRELLELSYIFLGRTPPRGVHFQRPGAMHHARWLSKAIYSLKIYLFRKQFKIEKHEIKKFEDICLFVVIFYIQSWFTATSAIKAPYNDLLLMQSLNRYKVINNTVATAALSKLKLHLWYLSEDLAGFSFFDQSISCDIKLKMVQAMTTVEENLENRPRLKLSDDDIDQIVSKDISNFITKRSVFMFERFELKTDFLNVHPQLWENNMSFQEGLKFVEQLQVVNDIAERHVAMTKKYNGFLTKNLEQQQYLFQIIHQNRKE, via the exons ATGGATGTTATCAATGAGGTTGAAAAAGTTTGGAATTTATGTCGAATTCAAACgagtgaaaagaaaaattctgtcttaaaaattatcaaacttCATTCAAAATGGAAGCTGTtgcaaaaaaatcacaatcgGAAAAATTCCAAGTCTCAGAAAATTCgagaaatgaaatttaaaagcaATCTTGACGAGCTTTTTGACATTGTCTCTCACAGTAAAGCTTATTGTTTAACTCAAGACCagcaaaattttataaataatcaaaaaaataaaccacgTCGTAGTGTTGTTGGAGAATTTAgtcaagaaaattttatggAAACGGAAGATAACATGATTg tttctcAAACAAGTCAACTATCGGATAAATCAATTGCTTCTGACAATGCAAGATCAGAAAAATCTTCTTCGTCTTATACGCCAGATAATTGTCAAAGAGAAGATAGTGACGAAGaacaatctaaaaaaataaatgttttaaatccAGAACTGGTGACTGCTCTTGATCGAACCAACACGAGTAGTCGTGACGCtgctattattttaaaagctgCAGCAAAAGCTTTTGGAGTTTCACCAAAAAAGACAACTCTGAGTAAAAGTGTGATTCATAGGAAAAGGattgaaattagaaaaaacatagctacagaaataaaaaaaaaacgcaagTTTCCATCATCCTTAGTACTTCACTGGGATGGAAAATTACTCCCTTCGATAAGCACTCATAAAATAGTCGACAGACTATGTGTTGTTGTAACAGGATATAATACAAATCAATTACTCGAGGTATCTGAACTCGTTTCCGGTACTGGAAAAAATCAAGCTGATGCTATTATCAAAAGTTTGAACGACTGGAATAtttcaaaacaaataaaagctATGTGTTTTGATACCACAAGCACTAATACTG gATGTGAAAAAGGAGcatgtattttattagaaaattccTTGAGTGAACAAAACTTACTGCATTTAGCCTGTCGCCAtcatatttatgaattaattttacgaAGTGTTTTCGAGAATTGTTGGTCGGAGAAAACAATTGGTCCTgatgtgaaaatatttaaacgcTTTCAACAGCTTTGGGATACTATTGATGTAAGTCAATATGAAACTGGATTACAAAAAAAGTCGATGGTTCAGGCATTAAATGGAAAGACGGAAGCTATTTGTGACTTTATATCAGACCAACTAACG TTCAAGCATCCGAGAGACGACAACCGAGAGCTTTTGGAAttgtcatatatatttttaggacGTACACCACCTCGGGGGGTTCACTTTCAACGACCTGGAGCAATGCACCATGCAAGGTGGCTATCGAAAGCAATATACAGCCTTAAAATATACTTATTCAggaaacaatttaaaatcgaaaaacatgaaattaaaaaattcgaaGATATTTGTCTATTTGtcgtaattttttacatacaatCATGGTTTACAGCAACCTCGGCGATAAAAGCACCttataatgatttattgttaatgCAAAGCTTAAATCGTtataaagtaataaataatacggTAGCAACAGCAGCGTTATCAAAGCTCAAATTACACCTATGGTATTTGTCTGAAGATCTAGCaggattttctttttttgatcaaTCAATATCCtgtgatattaaattaaaaatggtcCAAGCAATGACGACAGTAGAAGAAAACTTAGAAAACCGACCACGATTGAAGTTAAGTGACGATGACATAGACCAGATAGTGTCAAAAGATATCAGTAATTTCATCACAAAGCGATCAGTATTTATGTTTGAACGTTTTGAATTAAAGACTGATTTTTTAAACGTACACCCTCAATTGTGGGAGAATAATATGAGCTTTCAAGAAGGATTAAAGTTTGTTGAGCAATTGCAAGTCGTCAATGACATAGCTGAACGACATGTAGCTATGACCAAAAAGTACAACGGATTTCTTACAAAAAACCTAGAACAACAGCAGTATCTATTTCAAATCATTCATCAAAACCGCAAAGAATAA